A region from the Malus domestica chromosome 07, GDT2T_hap1 genome encodes:
- the LOC103419212 gene encoding uncharacterized protein, which produces MGKALPSPTRFQDLTRIIAADKLPRTRRAKQVSQVRISSPQTSKPVDPERVKLRMESSEGRNRVPLARVVSDCVRRWFQDTLKEAKAGDSSMQVLVGQMYCSGYGVPKDPKKGHAWMNKASKSRASVWKVSDKPPGYNASDSNSDELKDDTK; this is translated from the exons ATGGGAAAGGCACTACCTTCGCCGACCCGGTTCCAAGATTTGACCCGAATCATCGCTGCCGACAAGCTCCCGCGGACCAGACGCGCAAAGCAAGTGTCCCAAGTTCGAATTTCGTCCCCGCAGACGTCGAAACCGGTCGACCCGGAGCGGGTGAAGCTGAGGATGGAGAGCTCCGAGGGGCGGAACCGGGTTCCTCTGGCCCGGGTGGTGTCGGACTGCGTGCGGCGGTGGTTTCAGGACACGCTCAAGGAGGCAAAGGCGGGCGATAGCTCCATGCAGGTGTTGGTGGGTCAGATGTATTGCAGCGGCTATGGTGTTCCCAAAGACCCCAAAAAG GGACATGCTTGGATGAATAAAGCTTCGAAAAGTAGAGCTTCGGTTTGGAAAGTGAGCGATAAGCCTCCAG GTTACAATGCAAGTGACTCTAACTCGGATGAATTGAAAGACGACACGAAGTAA
- the LOC103432879 gene encoding protein EARLY RESPONSIVE TO DEHYDRATION 15-like produces MDIISRSTTMSSNLNPNAPMFVPLAYRTVEDFSAEWWALVQSSPWFQDYWLQERFQDPQNDPSFSDIHDPALLSDVDALFDDVENIHHSRNTQAAEEEEKDLNKELVSLGLLKWRKGRPVAEAPRYIEKAAKFVNVKVSPRAIQQPR; encoded by the exons ATGGACATCATTTCTAGGAGCACGACGATGTCGTCGAATCTGAATCCCAACGCTCCGATGTTCGTGCCGCTGGCGTATCGGACGGTGGAGGACTTCTCCGCCGAGTGGTGGGCCCTGGTCCAGTCCTCCCCTTGGTTCCAAGACTACTGGCTCCAGGAGCGCTTCCAAGATCCCCAAAACGATCCCTCATTTTCCGATATTCACGATCCTGCCCTCCTCTCCGATGTCGACGCCCTCTTCGACGACGTTGAGAACATCCATCACTCCCGCAACACTCAGG CggcggaggaggaagagaaggacTTGAACAAAGAGCTGGTTTCGTTGGGACTGCTGAAATGGCGGAAAGGCCGACCCGTGGCGGAGGCTCCGAGGTACATCGAAAAGGCGGCGAAGTTTGTGAACGTGAAAGTGAGTCCCAGGGCGATTCAGCAGCCGAGGTAG
- the LOC103419213 gene encoding staphylococcal-like nuclease CAN2 isoform X1: protein MGLLGSFIRFLLGQCCKPTTTGGDYSESLGLHGISAATVGVSALAQDLYNFEITSQVPEGLAQHVVSSRKAQANWYRKLVVAWREAKPPPRTPEEAARLVIQTLKQHQRPDVEGLLAFYGLPLPHTLVGLSAEAPTSLPQGVKYEFQTLPVDGKAIQDGDSLTVYVSTEDPRESSFVPTDVQTAAIQRSEARAVRDYTKADALRKKIIAAGYGVLNIQNEEVLARKYRIRLRGIDAPEGEMPYGEEAKQELVKLIQGKRLRVLIYGEDRYGRCVGDVYCNDVFVQEVMLKKGCAWHYTAYDQRPEFATWEGKARAKRVGLWASSNPEKPWDWRRDRREGK, encoded by the exons ATGGGGTTGTTGGGAAGCTTCATAAGGTTCCTGTTGGGGCAATGCTGCAAACCCACCACCACCGGAGGAGACTACTCTGAATCACTTGGCCTTCACGGCATCTCCGCCGCCACTGTCGGCGTTTCGGCTCTTGCCCAAGACCTCTACAACTTCGAGATCACCTCTCAG GTCCCAGAAGGGCTCGCTCAGCATGTTGTCTCGTCCAGGAAGGCTCAAGCTAACTG GTATAGAAAACTAGTTGTCGCATGGAGGGAAGCCAAACCGCCACCAAGAACACCCGAAGAAGCGGCTAGGCTTGTTATACAAACCCTGAAACAACACCAAAGGCCGGATGTTGAG GGTTTATTGGCTTTCTACGGCCTTCCTCTTCCACATACTCTGGTCGGTCTTTCTGCTGAGGCCCCAACTTCGTTGCCTCAAGGAGTAAAGTATGAGTTCCAGACGCTGCCG GTTGATGGAAAAGCGATTCAAGATGGCGATTCGTTGACAGTCTACGTCAGCACAGAGGATCCGAGGGAGTCGTCCTTTGTTCCAACCGATGTGCAAACAGCTGCCATTCAAAGATCGGAAGCTCGCGCCGTGAGGGACTATACAAAGGCAGATGCACTTCGCAAGAAAATCATTGCTGCTGGATACGG GGTACTGAATATTCAAAACGAGGAGGTCCTTGCCCGAAAGTATAGGATCCGTCTGAG GGGTATAGATGCACCTGAGGGTGAAATGCCCTATGGAGAAGAAGCCAAACAGGAGCTGGTTAAGCTTATTCAGGGCAAGCGTTTGAGGGTTCTTATCTATGGGGAAGATCGTTACGGGCGCTGTGTAGGTGACGTATACTGCAACGACGTATTTGTACAG GAAGTAATGCTCAAGAAGGGGTGTGCATGGCATTACACAGCCTACGACCAACGCCCAGAATTTGCAACA TGGGAAGGAAAGGCTCGGGCGAAGCGAGTTGGGTTGTGGGCTTCATCAAACCCTGAGAAGCCATGGGACTGGAGAAGGGATCGGCGTGAAGGCAAATGA
- the LOC103419214 gene encoding uncharacterized protein, translating to MGKALPSRTRFQDLTRIIAADKLPRPRRVKQASQVRISSPQPKPVDPERVKLRIESSERQNRVPLARKVSDCVRRWFQDTLKEARAGDSSMQVLVGQMYCSGYGVPKDPRKGHAWMNKASKSRASVWKVSDKPPGYNASDSNSDELKDDTK from the exons ATGGGAAAGGCACTCCCTTCACGGACCCGGTTCCAAGATTTGACCCGAATCATCGCCGCCGACAAGCTCCCGCGGCCCAGACGCGTAAAGCAAGCGTCCCAAGTTCGAATTTCGTCCCCGCAGCCGAAACCGGTCGACCCGGAGCGGGTGAAGCTGAGGATAGAGAGCTCCGAGCGGCAGAACCGGGTTCCTCTGGCCCGGAAGGTGTCGGACTGCGTGCGGCGGTGGTTTCAGGACACGCTCAAGGAGGCAAGGGCGGGCGATAGCTCCATGCAGGTGTTGGTGGGTCAGATGTATTGCAGCGGCTATGGTGTTCCTAAAGACCCCAGAAAG GGACATGCTTGGATGAATAAAGCTTCGAAAAGTAGAGCTTCGGTTTGGAAAGTGAGCGATAAGCCTCCAG GTTACAATGCAAGTGACTCTAACTCGGATGAATTGAAAGACGACACGAAGTAA
- the LOC103419213 gene encoding staphylococcal-like nuclease CAN2 isoform X2, whose amino-acid sequence MGLLGSFIRFLLGQCCKPTTTGGDYSESLGLHGISAATVGVSALAQDLYNFEITSQVPEGLAQHVVSSRKAQANWYRKLVVAWREAKPPPRTPEEAARLVIQTLKQHQRPDVEGLLAFYGLPLPHTLVGLSAEAPTSLPQGVKYEFQTLPVDGKAIQDGDSLTVYVSTEDPRESSFVPTDVQTAAIQRSEARAVRDYTKADALRKKIIAAGYGVLNIQNEEVLARKYRIRLR is encoded by the exons ATGGGGTTGTTGGGAAGCTTCATAAGGTTCCTGTTGGGGCAATGCTGCAAACCCACCACCACCGGAGGAGACTACTCTGAATCACTTGGCCTTCACGGCATCTCCGCCGCCACTGTCGGCGTTTCGGCTCTTGCCCAAGACCTCTACAACTTCGAGATCACCTCTCAG GTCCCAGAAGGGCTCGCTCAGCATGTTGTCTCGTCCAGGAAGGCTCAAGCTAACTG GTATAGAAAACTAGTTGTCGCATGGAGGGAAGCCAAACCGCCACCAAGAACACCCGAAGAAGCGGCTAGGCTTGTTATACAAACCCTGAAACAACACCAAAGGCCGGATGTTGAG GGTTTATTGGCTTTCTACGGCCTTCCTCTTCCACATACTCTGGTCGGTCTTTCTGCTGAGGCCCCAACTTCGTTGCCTCAAGGAGTAAAGTATGAGTTCCAGACGCTGCCG GTTGATGGAAAAGCGATTCAAGATGGCGATTCGTTGACAGTCTACGTCAGCACAGAGGATCCGAGGGAGTCGTCCTTTGTTCCAACCGATGTGCAAACAGCTGCCATTCAAAGATCGGAAGCTCGCGCCGTGAGGGACTATACAAAGGCAGATGCACTTCGCAAGAAAATCATTGCTGCTGGATACGG GGTACTGAATATTCAAAACGAGGAGGTCCTTGCCCGAAAGTATAGGATCCGTCTGAGGTAA